In Besnoitia besnoiti strain Bb-Ger1 chromosome IX, whole genome shotgun sequence, a single genomic region encodes these proteins:
- a CDS encoding hypothetical protein (encoded by transcript BESB_011850) yields MVALDTLLDAPRETQLDAETQVLPSAPSQPPSRAASTASSSGSSSSASSFPSSSSSSSSSASSFPSSSSASSSSSPSIPASSSSSSSLVSSSVFAPGVPVLLEEISPLLRLAPPPRPPRVEGGKEPALSLFSALLQALPRVPSDVRSVRVFGEPVCFLHANAVLIQGVVNRRARLLVDLSWLPPSVVAVARAAVDDRRGRRRGGARRRAGDPSDFRARAEDAPMLQFIGEISRLSLSLLEEEQRANLCEDDPDDEESEEKENEERGREEETEGEGNDGEKKQPPDRVCRADKRRRDLDEGGGKARGARERDIDVLRARVCRRVDGLEVGLYLRALCLFRRVQAEDDQGENTILTETSSHGE; encoded by the exons ATGGTAGCGCTTGACACGCTACTCGACGCCccgcgggagacgcagcTAGACGCTGAAACGCAAGTCCTGCCTTCCGCTCCGTCGCAGCCTCCCTCTCGTGCGGCCTCTactgcgtcgtcctccggctcctcttcttctgcttcttcttttccttcttcctcgtcgtcgtcctcttcttctgcttcttcctttccttcttcgtcttctgcctcgtcgtcgtcttctccttctattcctgcttcttcctcgtcgtcttcctctctcgtttCGTCTTCGGTTTTTGCTCCCGGCGTGCCAGTTCTTCTGGAGGAGAtctcgccgctgcttcgactcgcgcctccgccgcggccgccgcgggtcgAGGGGGGGAAAGAGCCTGccttgtctctcttctctgcgcttcttcaAGCGCTGCCGCGAGTGCCCTCAGACGTCCGCTCCgtgcgcgtcttcggcgaACCCGTTTGCTTCTTGCATGCTAACGCTGTGCTCATCCAGGGCGTCGTCaaccggcgcgcgagactccTCGTCGACCTCAG CTGGCTGCCGCCATCTGTTGTAGCTgtggcgcgggcggcggttgacgacaggcgcgggcgcaggcgaggcggagcgaggcgccgcgcgggcgacccctcggacttccgcgcgagggcggaagacgcgcctATGCTGCAGTTCATCGGCGAAATTTCACggctgtcgctctcgctcctcgAAGAAGAACAGCGCGCGAACCTTTGCGAAGACGACccagacgacgaagagagcgaggaaaaagaaaacgaggagagggggagagaggaggagacagagggagagggtaacgacggagagaagaagcaacCGCCAGACCGAGTTTGCAGGGCAGacaagcgaaggcgagatcTCGACGAAGGGGGCGgcaaggcgcgaggcgcacgagagagagacattGACGTCTTGAGAGCAcgtgtctgccgccgcgtcgacgGGCTCGAGGTGGGTCTCTACCTCCGCGCGCTgtgcctcttccgccgcgtgcAAGCGGAAGACGATCAAGGAGAAAACACAATTTTGACAGAGACCAGTTCGCACGGGGAGTGA
- a CDS encoding hypothetical protein (encoded by transcript BESB_011830) — protein MTPKDPTSQPPTARAVYVSLYQQKKHRGAMKKGQRRTRASLRAKAAAALQREAQKSDYIDQEPRAAPPSSAADLPFRRGRPPAAKRRAKHSRVSRVDDDSQPSPPSVSSSAASASSPLPSSPPASLLSTRASSFALHSSDPAPAPSLPLSPPLVVREARGEVSSPPLLSLLSSSLDGGAPLAGANGKPRAAWTGLANADGEDADSVASSGASKTHECPPPAGKTLFTRMRALRRLPKASRERHAASETETPSAASYLGMLEAEEEGALGACEPPFTLRRDDESRGRTPRPPSALPTLLRRVVQQGDDECPPRTAGASRSPAASSAASDHVKAPACHAPSLSDVAPRGPSASGAEQPASAASPACQTAARRQEGGDGDFDADFACTGSAAADIGTAEGSVGESSLGRSPRCEEGDGIAFGESSETNSANATAASHPAPTRDTSQTDDASHARAPRLSAEADPRAGLQRAEALADDRQFEADVTPHAPTEAQNALDAPLTEAEASSPPQRTLQGLKDARQIGADCGGVGAAQPEGERSSDCDGRQPTDAPLTPAEGVDDASSERPFSCVGESDRVSPSPAAAPAACSLPQSHPGSSAFSSLPASSASPPPPHSGFSSAAFACPVDTSASPVGLSNFGPHASSLPPLSGAAWGFLPLGSPPVSAPPTQGPQGPPAPGYGLPSAFPPPPVEGGSGGQPPAHGLSGFPSNWGQALTWPLCFPQSLCPAAPAPSREVASPALRLPAGAALATPALFGGLPGAPALDFSGAQMAASTTDFSRDELRERHHFELQLMASSYGLFGETLERPRGEGEGEYEAHLRRQRAAAASGTAPPEFSPTGPEAPGSLGGAQPPLGLAFSFEGAGGFRAPDGERGDGHEADLYGLVPGGIPLDTTQACLPYLPQAAATLLPAAADSTPPRAPERRASRRAKGSLAKSSSFSSSSSTSAGSRARSPPASSPVRGEEGAGAAASPFPAESGGLADGQGVAKSGRKRRLPPSLAEQTDRNHKDFLLELLASRLESVKGVHMDRLRKTWVASWLVGRRRITRIFSFQKHGFFGAREQAIHRRQEALLHPELEDPARRRALANLVAVSDEELQQTAETLPFVVGVTYHRDSRSWIANHRRPMGKIVQRRKFAVAEFGFFEARYRAAAMMFCWNKQGRSQEPEDYDQGAAEAFNRQQRPQRPGEDAGFCFAHRSCSDNEPLYVLAPFDADACDEAMVLLAFICGSPWRKICRGQQCGDDPTLLEAATTIQSEKPLWRTRVRRGLDGEEVGAAVREDEGDDGVEPSPPRETPAGDARAYASETREANGAPLEEEAALEEGGAATPEASDARGPEVRVGTAAPGAGKRGRGGNSLAALPAEKRVCSAADKLAIGAEGDGGSGAPDRGHGAYAVPMAGIGDHAFAGMETFGLGSDSANRNAFPWANTSDPRLFVAPLPQRGFPFSPATLSTPGGAPQPPFQFPLPSMPPPGDAAQGGQKPREHEIHRQAQGDFFGYPASDAGSFVGAPAGAPLGGTSTASFSAAGGRGPEASSGDAARAGEGQNSFLVPAQAQRFHQSGGGFAPFAGGGDTGFGCAARPPEAFQGAPSEGGQNGLSFPQNAHLAKASYGAASGWGPNVPNAYVFYQGRGDPSAPDGIHSNPGWRHALPSNATHSQPSGHPGFHGASGHPGESAFPRDAPFYMVSAFSLAHAEARHAGFRDFGFLAGSPPNAQDFAHAGQPFATQPFVPFSPFPAASALPSGAPSRSQCSPAAASALTPSWRSVPPQPAADGAHAGGDGFLDRAPASAAEGAPRLSPHGANEFCADFASGAGASVYGGVPLWGGAFQPGDAAAAACASAAYASAAHAPEAHLVDASGDSMGSAAFASHPTSPRSHQPDAVGTETPGAASDDETPGAASDDETPGAASDDETPGAASDDETPGAASDDETPGAASDDETPGAASDDETPGAASDDETPAPHASKEETAAPRGGGAAAAAEADVEDAATPSDSCGIPTQGDEGGGVRGASSSEAFSGQKPNLPSKEKDEQSLSASRRSTADSISFLLSCRGSPFFSSLSGIPCALRSPSSSADFRRLEPDQSFHGDAVSGSLQSARDNDDNVARLSRELATAEASAAPLTPETQGSTLGGISHASSVSETQRDAGAQELRSENGAPLARFESRSGSETPYAGRHSEPSARPSAHVSEGLERPAATAGLDAILPFADSPAARGFSGDRETASGAERPGSEVENPADAECRPDWGAEGPRASPPCFGAWCSAWNPCGALGDCCGSKAIVDDQKASVAPEAAVPPLSAPPSSPSRSQSLSRTSMLSCLSPVAALVSGTLSASPRLREPADPLGETGESSDKRGQAADCNSGSQRDLCSSPSRGCAVEAPAEAESQTGIPAREEKGGNSKAGSHASFEVQTTLYRLAQDEATGDGSASYSPQKRAREASGENGQSGNAEERKHRRRGKARSPAARRGGQSKIEAATVEPGAAEQHSRAFFAG, from the exons ATGACTCCGAAAGATCCAACGTCTcagccgccgaccgcgcgtGCTGTGT ACGTCTCCCTTTATCAACAGAAGAAGCACCGGGGCGCGATGAAGAAGGGACAAAGACGAACGCGCGCCTCGTTgcgggcgaaggccgccgcggcgctgcagcgcgaggcacaGAAGTCTGACTATATCGACCAAGAGCCACGCGCCGCACCACCCAGCTCGGCTGCAGACCTTCCGTTTCGCAGGGGTCGCCCGCCGGCTGCAAAACGACGCGCAAAGCACTCGCGCGTTTCACGAGTAGACGACGACTCTCAGCCCTCGCCACCTTCGgtgtcgtcctccgccgcctccgcgtcctctccactgccctcgtctccgcccgccTCACTCCTCTCGACTCGTGCGTCGTCCTTTGCGCTGCATTCCTCAGatcccgcgccggcgccgtcgctgccgttgtcgccgccgcttgTCGTGCGCGAGGCCCGTGGAGaggtctcctctccgcccctcctgtctctcctttCATCCTcgctcgacggcggcgcgccgctcgctggaGCGAATGGAAAACCGCGAGCCGCGTGGACCGGCCTCGCcaacgcagacggcgaggatGCCGACTCGGTCGCCTCCAGCGGGGCCTCCAAGACCCACGAGTGCCCTCCGCCTGCCGGCAAAACGCTTTTCAcccgcatgcgcgcgctgcgtcgacTCCCCAAGGCGTCGCGTGAGAGGCACGCGGCTTCAGAAACTGAAACCCCGTCAGCCGCCTCTTATCTGGGCATgctcgaggcagaggaggagggggcgTTGGGAGCGTGCGAGCCCCCGTTCACACTGCGTCGGGACGACGAGAGCAGagggaggacgccgcggcccccCTCAGCCCTGCCCACGCTTCTCAGGCGCGTGGTGCAGCAGGGCGACGATGAGTGCCCGCCCCGgactgccggcgcctctcgttctccagcggcgtcctccgccgcgtctgacCACGTAAAAGCGCCGGCCTGCCACGCCCCCAGTCTGTCTGACGTCGCGCCGAGAGGCCCctcagcgagcggcgccgagcaacccgcctcagcggcctcCCCTGCCTGCCAGACCGCTGCTCGGAGACAGGAAGGTGGCGACGGCGACTTCGATGCAGATTTTGCCTGCACaggctctgcggccgccgacaTCGGGACCGCCGAGGGCAGCGTCGGTGAAAGCTCTCTcggtcgctcgcctcgctgtgaagagggcgacggaaTCGCTTTTGGGGAAAGCTCTGAAACAAATTCTGCgaacgcgacggcggccagCCAtcccgcgccgacgcgcgacaCGTCGCAGACTGACGATGCGTCAcacgcccgcgcgcctcgcctcagcgcggaagcagatcctcgcgcgggcctccagcgagccgaggcgctggcggatGATCGCCAGTTCGAGGCGGACGTGACGCCCCATGCTCCCACAGAGGCTCAAAACGCCCTCGACGCACCACTCACAGAGGCAGaagcctcgtcgcctccgcagcgcacACTCCAGGGACTCAAGGACGCGCGGCAAATCGGCGCAGATTGCGGAGGGGTGGGCGCCGCACAgccagagggagagagaagcagcgactGCGACGGCCGGCAACCGACAGACGCGCCCTTAACTCCCGCCGAAGGCGTCGATGATGCCTCCTCGGAAAGGCCCTTCTCGTGTGTCGGCGAGTCCGaccgcgtctcgccttcacctgccgcggcgccagctgcaTGTTCCCTGCCTCAGTCACACCCGGGCTCCTCTGCCTTTTCGTCGttgcctgcgtcgtctgcctcgcctccgccgccgcattCAGGCTTTTCATCCGCGGCGTTCGCTTGCCCCGTCGACACCTCGGCTTCGCCGGTCGGGCTTTCGAACTTCGGTCCACATGCGTCGTCGTTGCCGCCTCTCTCGGGGGCTGCGTGGGGCTTCCTGCCACTCGGCTCCCCTCccgtctcggcgccgccgacccaGGGCCCCCAGGGGCCACCTGCCCCGGGATACGGGCTCCCCTCTGCgttcccgcctccgcccgttgagggcggcagcggcgggcagccgcctgcgcacggCCTTTCTGGATTTCCTTCAAACTGGGGACAGGCGCTGACGTGGCCGCTTTGCTTTCCCCAGTCGCTGTGTCCGGCTGCCCCCGCTCCTTCGCGCGAGGTCGCTTCGCCTGCCCTCCGGCTTCCGGCGGGGGCCGCGCTGGCTACCCCTGCGCTCTTCGGCGGTCTTCCGGGGGCGCCGGCTCTGGACTTCTCTGGCGCGCAAATGGCGGCCTCGACGACCGACTTTTCccgcgacgagctgcgcgagagacaccACTTTGAGTTGCAACTCATGGCGTCGTCCTACGGCCTCTTCGGCGAGACGCTTGAGCGCCCGCggggggaaggcgaaggcgagtaCGAGGCGCATCTCCGCCGCCAacgggcagcggcggcgagcggcacAGCGCCACCAGAGTTTTCGCCGACAGGCCCAGAAGCTCCGGGATCGCTTGGGGGAGCGCAGCCCCCTCTGGGTTTGGCCTTCTCCTTCGAGGGCGCTGGGGGGTTTCGGGCCCCGGACGGCGAGCGGGGTGACGGGCACGAGGCCGATCTCTATGGGCTGGTGCCGGGTGGCATCCCGCTGGACACGACGCAGGCGTGTCTTCCCTACttgccgcaggccgccgcgaccctcctgccggcagccgcggattcgaccccgccgcgcgcgccggagcgtcgcgcctcgaggcggGCGAAGGGCTCGCTCGCCAAGTCTTCGTCCttttcgtcctcttcgtcgacctcggcggggtcgcgcgcgcgctcgccgcccgcgtcgtcgccagttcggggcgaagagggcgccggcgccgccgcctcacccTTTCCCGCGGAATCGGGCGGGTTGGCTGACGGGCAGGGCGTGGCAAAGAGTGGGCGGAagcgccggctgccgccgtcgctcgcggagcAGACAGACCGCAATCACAAGGACTTTCTGTTGgagctgctggcgtcgcGGCTCGAATCTGTGAAAGGCGTTCACATGGACCGGCTGCGCAAGACGTGGGTCGCCTCCTGGTTGgtcggccggcggcgcatcACGCGTATCTTCTCCTTCCAGAAGCACGGATTtttcggcgcccgcgagcaggCGATTCACCGGcgccaggaggcgctgctgcacccCGAGCTCGAGgaccccgcgcggcgccgcgcgctggcgaaCCTCGTGGCAGTTTCAGACGAGGAGCTACAGCAGACGGCCGAGACCCTGcccttcgtcgtcggcgtcacCTACCACCGCGACAGCCGTAGCTGGATTGCGAATCACCGCCGGCCGATGGGGAAAATCGTGCAGCGGAGGAAGTTCGCAGTCGCCGAGTTCGGGTTCTTCGAGGCGCGCtaccgcgccgccgcgatgaTGTTTTGCTGGAACAAGCAGGGCCGCTCGCAGGAGCCCGAGGACTACGaccagggcgcggcggaggccttcaaccggcagcagcgcccgcagcgccccggggaggacgcgggcttctgcttcgcccACCGCAGCTGCTCCGACAACGAGCCGCTGTACGTCCTCGCGCCCttcgacgccgacgcctgcgACGAGGCCATGGTCCTGCTCGCCTTCATCTGCGGCAGTCCCTGGAGAAAAATCTGCCGGGGGCAGCAGTGCGGCGACGACCCCACcctcctcgaggccgcgaccACTATCCAGTCCGAGAAGCCCCTCTGGCggacgcgcgtccgccgcggccttgacggcgaggaggtcggcgccgcggttcGCGAAGACGAGGGTGATGACGGCGTCGAGCCCAGCCCCCcccgcgagacgcccgccggagacgcgcgcgcttACGCGTCTGAGACTCGCGAGGCGAACGGGGCGCCCctggaagaggaggcggcgctggaggaggggggagcggcgaccccagaggcgagcgacgccagaGGACCCGAGGTGCGGGTTGggacagcggcgccgggcgccggcaagcgcggccgcggcggcaacagcctcgcggccctgccggcggagaagcgagtttgcagcgccgcggacaAGTTGGCGATtggcgccgaaggagacggTGGGAGCGGGGCGCCAGACCGGGGCCACGGCGCCTACGCCGTGCCCATGGCGGGAATCGGGGATCACGCGTTTGCGGGCATGGAGACGTTTGGCCTCGGAAGCGACTCTGCGAACCGTAACGCCTTCCCTTGGGCAAACACGTCGGATCCCCGCCTCTttgtcgcgcctctcccccaGCGTGGCTTTCCGTTCTCGCCTGCAACGCTCTCCACCCCGGGTGGAGCGCCTCAGCCCCCCTTCCAGTTCCCTCTGCCTTcgatgccgccgccgggcgacgccgcgcagggcggccaGAAGCCGAGAGAACACGAAATCCATcggcaggcgcagggagACTTCTTCGGGTATCctgcgagcgacgcaggctcCTTCGttggcgcgcccgccggtgCGCCTTTGGGCGGAACTTCGACTGCGTCCTTTTCtgcggctggcggccgcggtcctgaggcgtccagcggcgacgccgcacgcgcagggGAAGGTCAAAACAGTTTCCTCGTGCCGGCTCAGGCCCAGCGCTTTCACCAATCTGGCGGAGGTTTCGCGCCTttcgcgggggggggagacaCCGGGttcggctgcgcggcgaggccacCAGAGGCCTTCCAGGGCGCGCCGTCTGAAGGCGGCCAGAACGGACTTTCTTTCCCTCAAAACGCCCACCTCGCGAAGGCCTCCTACGGAGCCGCCTCCGGCTGGGGGCCGAACGTGCCTAACGCCTACGTGTTTTACCAGGGGCGCGGAGATCCGAGCGCGCCTGACGGCATCCACAGCAATCCTGGCTGGAGGCACGCCCTCCCCTCCAACGCCACGCACAGTCAGCCTTCTGGTCACCCTGGTTTCCACGGTGCCTCTGGTCACCCTGGTGAGTCGGCGTTCCCACGCGACGCGCCCTTCTACATGGTCTCGGcgttctcgctcgcgcatgcagaggcccGGCACGCCGGATTTAGGGACTTTGGATTCCTTGCGGGCTCGCCCCCGAATGCGCAGGATTTCGCACACGCTGGTCAGCCGTTCGCCACGCAGCCGTTTGTCCCTTTCTCCCCGTTTCCTGCCGCGTCCGCCCTCCCTTCAGGCGCCCCTTCGCGTTCGCAGtgctcgccggccgcggcctctgcgctgaCTCCTTCGTGGCGATCGGTTCCGCCCCAGCCTGCGGCAGACGGTGCGCAtgcgggaggcgacggctTTCTGGATCGCGCGCCGGcaagcgccgcggaaggcgcgcccaGGCTCTCACCCCACGGGGCGAACGAATTCTGCGCCGActtcgcgagcggcgccggtgCGTCGGTCTATGGCGGAGTGCCGCTctggggcggcgccttccaGCCTGGCgatgcggcggccgcggcatgTGCGTCGGCAGCGTatgcctcggcggcgcatgcCCCCGAGGCGCACCTTGTCGATGCCTCTGGCGACTCAATGGGCTCAGCTGCGTTCGCGTCCCACCCAACCTCCCCTCGCTCGCATCAGCCAGACGCCGTGGGGACTGAGACGCCTGGCGCAGCCTCAGACGATGAGACGCCTGGCGCAGCCTCAGACGATGAGACGCCTGGCGCAGCCTCAGACGATGAGACGCCTGGCGCAGCCTCAGACGATGAGACGCCTGGCGCAGCCTCAGACGATGAGACGCCTGGCGCAGCCTCAGACGATGAGACGCCTGGCGCAGCCTCAGACGATGAGACGCCTGGCGCAGCCTCAGACGatgagacgcctgcgccgcacgcgagcaAAGAGGAAACTgccgcgccgagaggcggaggcgcagcggccgcagctgaggcagacgtcgaggacgccgccACGCCGAGCGACAGCTGTGGTATCCCAacgcagggcgacgagggaggaggtgtgcgaggcgcgagctCTTCTGAGGCGTTTTCTGGGCAAAAACCCAACCTTCCGTCGAAAGAAAAGGACGAACAAAGTCTCAGCGCGAGTCGGCGAAGCACGGCGGACAGCATCTCTTTCTTGCTCTCCTGCAGAGGGtctccgtttttctcttcgctttcAGGCATCCCCTGCGCCCTCAGGTCTCCCTCATCGAGCGCGGACTTTCGCAGGCTCGAGCCTGACCAGAGTTTTCATGGCGACGCCGTGTCGGGGAGTCTGCAGTCCGCACGCGACAACGACGATAACGTTGCAAGACTCTCTCGCGAActcgcgacggcggaggcctctgcggctcctcTCACCCCCGAAACTCAAGGGTCGACACTGGGGGGAATTTCGCATGCGTCTAGTGTCtctgagacgcagagggacgcaggcgcgcaggagctgcgtTCAGAAAATGGtgcgcctctcgcacgcTTCGAGAGCagaagcggcagcgaaaCGCCTTACGCAGGGAGACACTCCGAGCCCAgcgcgaggccctcggcgCACGTCTCAGAAGGCTTGGAGCGAcctgccgcgaccgcgggtTTGGACGCGATTCTCCCCTTTGCAGATTCgccagcggctcgcggcttttcaggcgaccgcgagacggctagcggcgccgagcgtcCAGGGAGCGAAGTCGAGAaccccgcagacgcggagtgCCGCCCCGACTGGGGCGCCGAAGGCCCGCGAGCTTCCCCGCCCTGCTTCGGCGCGTGGTGTTCCGCCTGGAACCCCTGTGGCGCGCTGGGAGACTGCTGCGGGTCAAAGGCAATCGTCGATGACCAGAAGGCGTCTGTTGCGCCAGAGGCTGCtgtgcctcctctctcggctccgccctcttcgccgtcccgctcgcagtctctctcgcgcaccTCGATGCTGTCCTGTCTctcgccggtcgccgcgctggTGTCGGGTAccctctcggcgtctccgcgcctgcgtgaaCCGGCAGACCCCCtcggagagacaggcgagtcAAGTGACAAACGAGGGCAAGCCGCGGACTGCAACTCGGGGTCGCAGCGCGACTTGTGTTCTAGCCcaagccgcggctgcgcagtggaggcgccggccgaaGCAGAGTCGCAGACAGGAATcccagcgagagaggaaaaaggagGGAATTCGAAAGCTGGAAGCCACGCAAGCTTCGAGGTTCAGACCACTCTCTATCGGCTGGCGCAGGACGAGGCGACGGGAGACGGCTCCGCCTCCTACTCTCcgcagaaacgcgcgcgcgaggcgagcggagagaaCGGACAGAGCGGAAACGCAGAGGAACGGAAACACAGAAGGAGAGGCAAAGCCCGCTctccagcagcgaggcggggaGGACAGAGCAAGATTGAAGCAGCGACAGTCGAGCCTGGAGCGGCGGAACAACACTCGCGTGCGTTTTTCGCGGGGTGA
- a CDS encoding membrane protein FtsH1 (encoded by transcript BESB_011840), giving the protein MEDDSGAAFASHADSPHSLPSTASCCCPCASCASCSNDAAPPPPSPPFSWTAVLYAAAYGGAFAVGALAPSVLFFSTSSPLSSLLRSPLAEAAPALSPLSPLASLADAPATVPPLGAASAPTLAPFSHFLRLLSASSLKSVALYPSAASELVLIYSPQAPAARSRFSHFLSFFRSEPPSAAPALSSSIPSAAAPPLFVTRALPGSEAELSRLLMNNRGLESLQVLEASALPSLDFGADAACSSCASVWSNVVDEVLESLLALAALTAAAVVLYQIGRYFKLLPPRTFGEKLVQEPPAFARVTFADVAGHAAAKKQLKQVVQFLRDAEAFSALGARPPRGILLEGPSGTGKTMLARALAGESSVPFLSVSGSSFVEVYVGQGAARVRELFEAAKAKAPCVVFIDEFDAIALDRRECIGSSSQEYVQTVNELLHQLDGMERPTPIIILAATNRVAALDEAVTRPGRFDQVIRVGLPSLAERLEALQLHSASLPLAASVDLRALAGATESFSGAELAGFCNEAALRAAREQQQEVRHEDFLYVLADFRRRREARETRAGGRPTHRGDSEDEARGGDLQGTREARALRSFVRSWTAALSDAAVQSDGRAASEDEPMAL; this is encoded by the exons ATGGAGGACGACTCTGGTGCCGCGTTCGCTTCTCATGCGGACTCGCCGCACTCTTTGCCTTCTACCGCCTCGTGCTGCTGCCCGTGCGCATCATGTGCATCATGCTCGAACGACGCtgctcccccgccgccgtcgcctcctttcTCGTGGACTGCTGTGCTGTACGCGGCGGCCTACggaggcgccttcgctgtcggcgcgctcgcgccttccgtCCTGTTTTTTTCCAcatcgtcgcctctctccagtctccttcgctcgcctctggcggaggccgcgccggcgctgtctcctctgtctcctcttgcctctctcgcggatGCGCCCGCCACTGTCCctccgctcggcgccgcctctgcgcccacGCTCGCGCCTTTCTCGCATTTTTTGAggctcctctctgcgtcctcgctcaAGTCCGTCGCGTTGTATCCATCCGCCGCCTCTGAGCTCGTTCTTATCTATTcaccgcaggcgcctgcggctcgctcgcgcttctcccacttcctctctttcttccggAGCGAACCACcttcagcggcgcctgccttgTCTTCATCTATaccttctgcggctgcgccgccgctctttgTGACGCGGGCGCTTCCagggagcgaggcggagctgtCGCGACTGCTGATGAACAACAGAGGCCTCGAGAGTCTGCAGGTTttggaggcgagcgccctGCCGAGTCTGGATTTCGGCGCTGAcgccgcgtgcagcagctgcgcctcggtGTGGAGCAACGTCGTCGACGAAGTCCTCGagtccctcctcgccctcgcggctctcaccgccgccgccgtcgtcctctaTCAAATCG GTCGCTACTTCAAATtgttgccgccgcgcacgtTTGGCGAGAAGCTCGTTCAGGAGCCGccggcgttcgcgcgcgTGACCTTCGCAGACGTTGCGGgtcacgccgccgcgaagaagcaaCTCAAACAAGTCGTTCAGTTcctgcgagacgcggaggccttctccgctctcggcgcgcgaccgccaCGGGGCATTCTCCTCGAAGGCCCCTCCGGAACTG GCAAGACGATGcttgcgcgcgcgctcgctgggGAGTCGTCGGTGCCGTTCCTCTCTGTCAGCGGCAGCTCCTTCGTGGAGGTCTACGTGGGAcagggcgcggctcgcgtccgcgAACTTTttgaggcggcgaaggcgaaggcaccGTGTGTCGTCTTCATTGACGAATTCGACGCCATTGCGCTCGACCGAAGAGAGTGCATCG GCAGCAGTTCGCAGGAGTATGTGCAGACGGTAAACGAGCTGCTGCATCAGCTGGACGGCATGGAGCGACCGA CGCCAATCATCATCCTAGCCGCCACGaaccgcgtcgcggcgctcgacgaggCCGTCACGCGCCCGGGGCGCTTTGATCAAGTCATCCGAGTCGGCCTGCCTTCGCTCGCAGAACG actcgaggcgctgcagcttcacagcgcgtctctgccgctcgccgcgtcggttgacctgcgcgcgctcgcgggtgCGACTGAGTCCTTCTCTGGGGCGGAGCTCGCGGGGTTCTGCAACGAGGCTGCTCTgcgtgctgcgcgcgagcagcagcaggaagtGCGTCACGAAGACTTCCTCTACGTCCTGGCGGacttccgcaggcgccgcgaggcccgggagacgcgcgccggaggccgtcCGACACACCGCGGAGACTctgaagacgaggcgcgaggcggcgacttGCAAGGcacacgcgaggcgcgcgcgctgcgcagcttcgTGCGAAGCtggacggcggcgctgagcgacgccgccgtgcagagcgacggccgcgccgcgagcgaagaTGAGCCGATGGCGCTCTAA
- a CDS encoding putative prenylated protein (encoded by transcript BESB_011860) → MKLIALIVARCASTADIPVFLCSAFELGGYSFYQKHSVKEACKFLARTAIPRVSKEAREMIEHEGSVAFLYRFIDSLAVVAIGDAEYPSRLAFRLLHEVHEKFVRAVPVAVWASAEPPGASSCAPQIRFKDELAALLQTYQNPRQADAVTRALEKSEQAQMEVRRTMEAVLQNGEDLTELVQKSQDLSIASKQLFKTATKAKKHYACCRVQ, encoded by the exons ATGAAGCTCATCGCCTTGAttgtcgctcgctgcgcctccaccgccGACATTCCAGTCTTCCTCTGCTCCGCTTTCGAGCTCGGCGG GTACTCCTTCTACCAAAAACACTCAGTGAAGGAAGCGTGCAAGTTCCTCGCACGCACAGCGATTCCTCGG GTGAGcaaggaggcgagggagatgATTGAGCACGAGGGCAGCGTGGCTTTCCTGTACCGCTTCATCGACTCCCTCGCGGTGGTCGCCATCGGAGACGCGGAGTATCCGTCCCG ACTCgcgtttcgcctcctccacgagGTTCACGAAAAATTCGTCCGCGCAGTGCCCGTGGCAGTCTGGGCGTCCGCGGAGCCTcccggcgccagcagctgcgcgccgcagatTCGCTTCAAAGACGAgctcgccgccctgctgcaAACGTATCAG AATCCCCGTCAGGCGGACGCGGTCACGAGGGCCCTAGAGAAGTCCGAGCAGGCTCAG ATGGAGGTGCGACGTACCATGGAGGCGGTGCTGCAGAACGGAGAGGACTTGACTGAGCTCGTGCAGAAGTCTCAGGACTTGTCGA TCGCCTCCAAGCAGCTCTTCAAAACCGCGACGAAAGCCAAAAAGCACTATGCGTGCTGCAGAGTCCAGTAG